A genome region from Psychrobacter jeotgali includes the following:
- a CDS encoding branched-chain amino acid transaminase translates to MNMATQDGKLWMNGEMIEQPDAKVHVLTHSLHYGMAVFEGVRAYQTADKRTAIFRLKEHTERLLGSAKIFQMEVPFDAATLEQAHKDVVKQNNLEEAYIRPLIWVGAEKLGLSSHDNSINAMVAAWHWGAYLGEEGIKNGIRVKTSSFTHHMTNVTMCKAKASSNYPVSIMANQEVTRNGYDEAILMDPQGYVCQGAGENLFLVKNGELHTPDLGGGALDGITRRTIIQFAEDLGIKVTERRITRDEFYLADEIFMTGTAAEVTPIREYDDRKIGNGGRGELTEQLQTLYFDVIHGRNDKYMDWLSFID, encoded by the coding sequence ATGAACATGGCAACACAAGATGGCAAACTTTGGATGAATGGTGAGATGATTGAGCAGCCTGATGCCAAGGTTCACGTACTGACCCATAGCTTGCATTATGGTATGGCGGTATTTGAAGGGGTGCGTGCGTATCAAACGGCTGACAAACGTACCGCTATTTTTCGCCTAAAAGAGCATACTGAGCGCTTGCTGGGATCTGCAAAGATCTTTCAGATGGAAGTGCCTTTTGATGCAGCAACGCTTGAGCAAGCGCATAAAGATGTGGTTAAGCAAAACAATTTAGAAGAAGCGTATATTCGTCCACTCATTTGGGTAGGCGCTGAAAAACTAGGACTATCATCACACGACAATAGTATTAATGCGATGGTAGCTGCTTGGCATTGGGGTGCCTATTTGGGCGAAGAAGGTATCAAAAACGGTATTCGGGTAAAAACCTCTTCATTTACCCACCACATGACTAACGTCACTATGTGTAAAGCTAAAGCCTCGAGTAATTATCCCGTCTCGATTATGGCCAATCAAGAGGTCACGCGTAACGGCTACGATGAGGCCATCTTGATGGATCCGCAAGGCTATGTCTGCCAAGGTGCAGGCGAGAACTTGTTCTTGGTCAAGAATGGTGAGCTACATACCCCAGATTTAGGCGGCGGAGCGCTCGATGGTATTACTCGTCGTACCATCATCCAGTTTGCAGAAGATCTAGGGATTAAGGTGACTGAGCGTCGTATCACCCGCGACGAGTTTTACTTAGCAGATGAGATCTTTATGACCGGTACGGCAGCTGAGGTCACGCCAATTCGAGAATATGATGATCGCAAAATTGGTAATGGCGGCCGTGGTGAACTGACTGAACAGCTGCAAACCTTGTACTTTGATGTGATCCATGGGCGTAATGACAAGTATATGGATTGGTTAAGTTTTATCGATTAA
- the rfbB gene encoding dTDP-glucose 4,6-dehydratase — MKILITGGAGFIGSAVIRHIIKNTNDDVLNIDKLTYAGNLESLKDIDQSPRYQFEQIDICDAEAIQHAFDSFRPNLIMHLAAESHVDRSIDGPAEFIHTNIVGTYTLLEAARHYWQNLDKKEKSEFRFHHISTDEVYGDLEGTADLFTETTSYAPSSPYSASKASSDHLVRAWQRTYGLPTIITNCSNNYGPYHFPEKLIPLVILNALEGKPLPIYGKGDQIRDWLYVEDHARALYKVVTEGQIDETYNIGGHNEKQNIEVVKTICQILDELQPQANHQPYQTLITFVKDRPGHDLRYAIDASKIEKELGWTPTESFESGIRKTVKWYLNNLDWCRRVQDGSYQRQRLGAGK, encoded by the coding sequence ATGAAAATATTAATAACAGGCGGCGCAGGTTTTATCGGATCTGCGGTTATCCGCCATATAATAAAAAATACCAACGATGACGTTTTAAATATAGATAAACTGACTTACGCTGGTAATCTAGAATCCCTTAAAGACATCGATCAAAGTCCACGATATCAATTCGAGCAAATCGACATTTGTGACGCAGAGGCCATACAACACGCCTTTGACAGCTTTCGTCCTAATCTTATCATGCACCTTGCCGCAGAGTCACACGTGGATCGTTCTATTGACGGCCCTGCTGAATTTATTCATACCAATATTGTCGGCACCTATACCTTATTAGAAGCGGCGCGTCACTACTGGCAGAATCTTGATAAAAAAGAAAAATCTGAGTTTCGTTTCCATCATATCTCAACCGATGAAGTCTATGGCGACCTAGAAGGCACCGCCGATCTATTTACTGAGACCACCTCTTACGCCCCAAGCTCCCCTTATTCAGCTTCCAAAGCCAGCTCTGACCATTTAGTTCGTGCTTGGCAGCGCACTTATGGCTTGCCGACCATCATTACCAACTGCTCCAACAACTATGGCCCGTATCACTTCCCTGAAAAGCTCATTCCACTCGTGATCTTAAACGCCCTAGAAGGCAAACCATTACCCATCTACGGTAAAGGTGACCAGATTCGTGATTGGCTCTATGTCGAAGACCATGCGAGGGCATTATATAAAGTCGTCACCGAGGGACAAATAGACGAGACCTATAACATCGGTGGGCATAATGAGAAACAAAACATCGAAGTGGTCAAAACCATCTGCCAAATATTGGATGAGCTCCAGCCGCAAGCGAATCATCAGCCTTACCAAACCCTCATTACCTTTGTAAAAGACCGCCCCGGTCACGACCTGCGTTACGCTATCGATGCCAGCAAGATTGAAAAGGAGCTGGGCTGGACACCTACAGAGAGCTTTGAGAGTGGTATTCGTAAAACGGTTAAGTGGTATCTCAATAATTTA